The genomic DNA CGCCCCGACAGGGCGAGAGAAATGACTCGTGTATTTACTCAAAAAGGATTTGACAATTTTTCAATTAAAGGGAAAGAACGCAAGGTAAAATATACTATATTTACTAAGTACGACGAAACTTTTAATTTACCAACTGCATTTGGCGAACAGCACTTAGACAATACCTTAGGCGAATATATCTCAAAATTAGGGCTTACTCAGCTTAGAGCAGCCGAAACCGAAAAGTATGCCCACGTGACATTCTTCTTTAATGGTGGCGTTGAAAAGGCAAATGAGGGCGAGTCAAGGTTACTTATTCCTTCTCCAACCGTAGCTACTTACGATTTGCAACCTCAAATGAACGCTCAAACTCTAACCACACGAGTTATTGCCGAATTACAAAAAGATAAATATGACTGTCTTGTGCTTAATTACGCAAATTGCGATATGGTTGGGCATACGGGCAATTTCGAGGCGACTTGTCAAGCGGTTAAAGCGGTTGACGACTGCGTAAGACAACTTATCGAATACATTTTGTCCACAAATGGTAGAGTTCTTCTTACGGCAGATCACGGCAACGCCGAACAAATGCTGTTAGACGGCGCTACTTTTACGGCGCATACGACTAATAAAGTTCCGTTTATTTTGATTGACCAACAATTTATGGACGCTAAATTACATAACGGCGCATTGTGCGACATAGCCCCAACGCTATTAGACCTTATGAATTTGCCAATTCCGCAGGAGATGACAGGCAAATCATTAATAATAAAATAAACAAAACACTTGTCAAAGCAAAGACAAATGTGTTATACTAATATATGCAGTAGACTTTGGAGGATATATTAATGACCGTAGTAGTAATCATTCGTATAATTTTAGTAATTTTAATGTTTTTGTCGGGCGTAGTCGCAACTATACTTGTTTTATTACAAAGAAGTAACAGCGACGGCACAAGCGCACTTTCGGGTAGCGGTAGTGGCAAAGACTCTAACTCTTTTTATCAACGCAACAAAGGTATGAGAAAAGAATCAGTTTACAAAATGTGGACATTTATTTGTTCGGCTGTACTTGCAGTTTGCTCAATCGTGTTCTTTATACTAGGGTAAATAACTTTATTGTATTAATGGTGCGACTGCTTAATGTGGTCGCATTTTTTTATAAATCAAGGCGTGTAAATTAAAGAGTTTAAATAAATATCAAATAACCAACAATTAATTATAATTTTTTTTAAGAATAAGGCAATATGAAAGTAGTAGCTACAAATAAAAAAGCTTTTCACGACTACTTAATCGTGGAAAAATATGAGGCTGGTATTCAACTTGTGGGGTGCGAAGTTAAATCAATCCGCAAAGGCGAAGTCAATCTCAAAGACAGTTATGTAAGGGTAGACAGCGACCTAACCCTTATTGGTTGCCATGTAAAGAATTATCCGCAGGGGAGCTACAACAACGTAGACCCGTTTAGGCAACGCAGACTTTTAATGAACAAA from Clostridia bacterium includes the following:
- the secG gene encoding preprotein translocase subunit SecG; its protein translation is MTVVVIIRIILVILMFLSGVVATILVLLQRSNSDGTSALSGSGSGKDSNSFYQRNKGMRKESVYKMWTFICSAVLAVCSIVFFILG
- the smpB gene encoding SsrA-binding protein SmpB, with translation MKVVATNKKAFHDYLIVEKYEAGIQLVGCEVKSIRKGEVNLKDSYVRVDSDLTLIGCHVKNYPQGSYNNVDPFRQRRLLMNKAEIKRLRSKVIEKGYTIIPLTVYFLGSLVKVEIALARGKLLYDKRQSIAEADSKRDTARQVKDYIDKASR